A section of the Girardinichthys multiradiatus isolate DD_20200921_A chromosome 5, DD_fGirMul_XY1, whole genome shotgun sequence genome encodes:
- the LOC124869032 gene encoding FERM and PDZ domain-containing protein 1, producing the protein MESQDRSRSPSRKTSRVEQVVGRWLRRSRDLGSRSHSLSRDRTAVDGKTGESSSSDQRNYPFRFNIQIQKDPNLSSHGLMLSTQIPILVQEVTPGGPADGRLVPGDQLVKINNVAVDDLTPEQAAEIIRECQDTLTMTVLRIMQGPKSSFITPEKRAKLRSNPVKVHFAEEVEVNGYSQGNSLLFLPNVLKVYLENGQTKAFKFETNTTVKDIVMTLKEKLSLSRIEHFSLVLEQQHNSSKLLLLHDEERIHQVLQKKEVHNYRCLFRVCFMPKDFKMLLQEDPAAFEYLYLQGVTDVLQERYAVEMRCNAALRLAALHIQERLVSSGLSPKANLKMITKTWGIENFVSSTLLRNMREKDLRKAIGFHMKKTQSQHDPKQKCLSVDQARINYLEELSDLKSFGGKSFGATLMLQDRESMVSLLVGARYGVSQVVNHKLSIMTTLTEFSSITRIELLPESDKVSLVKIYLQDIKPITLLLEAGAAKDMSCLIAGYCRVFIDPSLNVFPWIDDKKHRVSAEEGYVSRCASDSEDSSELDMEPLYSLVSQDNKACPRVRSSSDPDRRRRKDRDRMRSKDSKAKGDTQEENKKLKQENYPDTPKETSSLENNKEGKYEDTVDIKRLGSKIQIQITDSGSGGQKVSPETGEEEQPSVSEASDSCHTDSRVLTSPSSDSIDALEDDALISCSSSSVQTHALSQPHVCVHSPFQLHLHSDGHIQPHLLTPPPPHSHPLIQLTVVSCGESGGGCRRSGDGADPKLISTPSQSPKVQKRLGELCSPDSSLCFAELSRLADLLPSPPEASEEDDVEEDELRQKGKLQSYISVTLRNADDGGSVGEHPLSTSPPSSSAHKDFVFNFDQSDARCYYNLCSNITPDSAHSLPGPRHPKGTHKNEVKAEECDPIPVLQPPPGFGDSSSDEEFFDARDRFTSPEDPTSGTVPKGIRTKMKMDNFSILSLSDIRVSVMDTGENGGAEIDKQQDEEERGGKEMMFLLRKRSRKRRSFMETDYTSTVTYPESNLESESNLNSCSLLKNILTGANENPLLTSDPEPSEQTQNPSPTMSSLTHSEGEPSQLESKPILSKLCSHGPGLLSAYEQNRDINPPSRTRKQEMEMEPDAMESKSVTDLVKVVPPTITVVRCRVDPDGKESADRRGDGKEEGEDQEQMGERKEEAEKEKPTILTGNGPITSHLFLPDIIEEEGKEEEAKKENVFELSSSLKRPLMGSEIPQEAIIMPKGLPKVNEKLVPAQINTHIDKYFLPLISPPPPPLSPLLPQTPTELKPESDLLMKEAEICKNIETSIKLTALNPKEQIKNHSNAAKLFKQTLTSINNEELIGVHESTESFNSDNVFEDEDDADTSNSLNYTLCEKQDDRNLNSNSCVGDYSTLGAKDESHISTQLLLNSEAQYRGHSITTDHILAIKSIRAKLTASANIISSLNSGTTLKNVVTLKPKSDSTLVSGAAAESLRSPSIMMAKAATLNDLSKELLPPAHFIFQTCSPGIMGRLSASTLRGKIQNLPLYLSRSQESLTQAGVGSFVQSLAGDTTRDDAHTTDNFHDITQTLDLETGIAPDSAESDDSDATVTGSELDGEFFVETTSAERSDLAPEKKEVSCQLPVQTEPKQHHQTLYSRPNDNTPGPVTEPPASIISLFQRDTSEFITDTPGPIKDASELNIKVNSLQEDIPGYKVNSQSLIVMTTQNLNGPQLAFNGQPQRVRRTSSDRPLMGLCRPSEQISGSSKASSTGCEVFTICEDLSQTSTPGDLVSTTPLKSEFGCSSVLASGCESVAEGVQVPLEACGCPVSYTNCFSGEDSFDDELTVYEFSCRSQNSGISQTSSGGLHLVTSPPVPSFISTSSTLSPSFPNPIFFSSSTSEFSPLLSPHSDTSESYLSQTHKDTLSHLGQQHYPEPPEGFQVLRRDVHKLLSILEVSGSSDRSVERLGGRHPKDSCPAHFTENKRVLQLEARRLMSGCQKVTGTGQSPEEMLQFLADSFRTLVELAGVCLWFSGCDRCDRRNVEAVAGLADVARSFRDFCLAAERASSKRSCQDLSTKLLAKQCTALTASVFCLTQLFRTLTAL; encoded by the exons GTGGTCCTGCAGATGGTCGTCTTGTCCCTGGCGACCAGCTCGTGAAGATCAATAACGTTGCTGTCGATGATCTGACCCCAGAGCAAGCTGCTGAAATAATTAG ggaGTGTCAAGACACGCTGACAATGACTGTCCTCAGAATCATGCAA GGCCCGAAGTCGTCATTCATCACGCCTGAAAAGAGGGCAAAGCTCAGGTCCAACCCTGTCAAAGTCCACTTTGCCGAGGAGGTGGAGGTCAATGGATATTCTCAG GGAAACTCACTGCTCTTCCTGCCCAACGTTTTGAAGGTGTATCTGGAGAACGGGCAGACCAAGGCTTTCAAGTTTGAGACCAACACTACTgtcaag GACATTGTGATGACACTAAAGGAAAAGCTTTCACTGAGCCGTATTGAACATTTTTCCCTGGTGCTCGAACAGCAGCACAACAGCAGCAAGCTTCTGCTGCTTCATGACGAGGAGAGGATACATCAG GTACTCCAGAAGAAGGAAGTTCATAACTACAGGTGTCTGTTCCGTGTTTGTTTCATGCCTAAAGACTTTAAGATGCTGCTGCAAGAGGACCCCGCTGCCTTCGAGTACCTTTACCTACAG GGCGTGACCGATGTGCTGCAGGAACGCTACGCGGTTGAGATGAGGTGTAATGCTGCCTTAAGACTTGCTGCGCTGCACATTCAGGAGAGGCTGGTGAGCTCTGGACTGTCCCCCAAAGCCAACCTGAAGATGATCAC GAAGACTTGGGGCATAGAAAATTTTGTGTCGTCCACATTACTGAGGAACATGCGAGAAAAAGATCTGAGGAAGGCTATTGGCTTCCACATGAAGAAAACCCAGTCCCAGCACGATCCCAAGCAAAAATGCTTGTCAGTAGATCAAGCGCGGATAAACTATCTCGAAGAGCTGAGTGATCTCAAGTCCTTTGGGGGAAAGTCCTTTGGTGCCACCTTGATG CTTCAGGACAGGGAGTCGATGGTGAGCCTACTGGTTGGAGCGCGCTACGGGGTGAGTCAGGTGGTCAACCATAAGCTGAGTATCATGACAACCCTTACAGAGTTCAGCAGCATCACTCGCATCGAACTGCTGCCTGAATCAGACAAAGTCAGCCTCGTCAAGATATATCTACAGGACATCAAG CCCATCACATTACTGTTAGAGGCAGGTGCAGCAAAGGATATGTCCTGCCTCATTGCAGGTTACTGCCGTGTGTTTATTGACCCCAGCCTCAACGTCTTCCCATGGATAGATGACAAGAAACACAGAGTTTCTGCTGAAGAAG GTTACGTGTCACGATGTGCAAGTGACTCAGAGGACTCTTCAGAATTGGACATGGAGCCGCTGTACAGCCTGGTGTCACAAGATAACAAAGCCTGCCCTCGTGTTAGATCCTCGTCAGACCCTGATAGAAGGAGACGGAAGGACAGGGACCGGATGAGAAGCAAAGACAGCAAAGCGAAGGGAGACACACAAGAGgagaataaaaaactaaaacaagagAATTATCCTGATACTCCAAAGGAGACATCTTCATTAGAAAACAATAAGGAGGGGAAATATGAAGACACTGTGGACATAAAGAGACTTGGGTCAAAAATACAAATCCAAATAACAGACAGTGGTTCAGGGGGACAAAAAGTAAGTCCTGAAACTGGAGAGGAAGAGCAGCCGTCGGTATCAGAAGCATCAGATTCATGTCACACTGACTCTCGCGTCTTGACCAGTCCCTCTAGTGACTCTATCGATGCCCTCGAGGATGATGCTTTAATTTCATGCTCCTCCTCTTCCGTCCAGACTCATGCTCTCTCACAACCTCATGTCTGCGTCCACTCCCCCTTTCAACTTCACCTCCACTCTGACGGCCACATTCAGCCTCACCTCctcactcctccaccacctcacTCTCATCCCCTTATTCAACTCACAGTTGTTAGCTGTGGAGAATCTGGAGGAGGCTGCAGAAGGTCAGGTGATGGAGCTGATCCCAAACTTATTTCCACCCCGTCTCAGAGCCCCAAAGTTCAAAAACGTTTAGGTGAACTCTGCTCTCCAGACAGCTCGCTGTGTTTCGCTGAGCTCTCCCGCCTCGCAGACCTCCTGCCGAGCCCTCCTGAGGCTAGCGAGGAAGACGATGTTGAAGAAGACGAGCTGAGGCAGAAGGGAAAGTTACAGAGTTATATAAGTGTGACACTGAGAAATGCAGATGATGGAGGAAGTGTTGGAGAGCATCCTCTTTCCACTTCTCCACCATCCTCATCTGCCCACAAAgactttgtttttaactttgacCAAAGCGATGCTCGCTGCTACTACAACCTCTGCTCTAACATCACCCCTGACAGTGCTCACAGCCTTCCGGGTCCTCGGCATCCTAAAGGGACCCATAAGAATGAGGTGAAGGCTGAGGAATGTGATCCAATTCCCGTCCTCCAGCCGCCCCCTGGATTCGGCGATAGCAGCTCTGATGAGGAGTTCTTTGATGCAAGAGATCGCTTCACCTCACCTGAAGATCCCACGTCAGGCACGGTCCCAAAAG GCATCCGAACAAAAATGAAGATGGACAACTTCAGCATTCTCAGCCTGAGTGATATCAGAGTTTCTGTGATGGACACAGGTGAAAATGGAGGGGCAGAAATTGACAAACAGCAAGATGAAGAGGAAAGAGGAGGCAAAGAAATGATGTTCCTCCTCCGGAAGAGGTCCCGAAAGCGACGCTCTTTCATGGAAACTGATTACACCTCTACAGTGACATATCCAGAATCCAATCTGGAATCTGAGTCCAACTTAAACTCTTGCAGTCttctcaaaaacattttgacaggtgcaAATGAAAACCCATTGCTAACTTCAGATCCTGAACCCTCGGAGCAAACCCAAAATCCCAGCCCTACCATGTCCTCTCTCACTCACTCAGAAGGAGAACCATCTCAGCTCGAGTCCAAACCCATCTTGTCAAAGCTCTGCTCACATGGACCGGGCCTTCTTTCTGCCTATGAACAGAATAGAGATATAAACCCCCCTTCAAGGACCAGGAAGCAGGAAATGGAGATGGAGCCAGATGCGATGGAATCCAAATCAGTCACAGATCTGGTGAAGGTGGTGCCGCCTACCATCACCGTTGTCCGCTGCCGGGTTGATCCAGATGGAAAGGAGAGTGCAGATCGGAGAGGTGACGGGAAGGAGGAAGGGGAAGATCAGGAGCAAATGGGAGAAAGGAAAGAGGAGGCAGAAAAGGAGAAACCAACAATTTTAACGGGAAACGGACCAATCACTAGTCATTTGTTTCTACCTGATATAATTGAGGAAGaaggaaaagaagaagaggCGAAGAAAGAGAATGTGTTTGAATTATCATCCAGCTTAAAGAGACCCCTCATGGGTAGTGAAATTCCACAGGAGGCTATCATAATGCCAAAGGGTTTACCAAAAGTGAATGAAAAGTTGGTCCCTGCACAGATAAACACACATATAGATAAATATTTCCTTCCGTTGATTTCACCACCACCTCCCCCACTATCACCACTTCTCCCTCAAACACCCACTGAACTCAAACCTGAAAGTGACCTTTTAATGAAAGAGGCAGAAATCTGCAAAAACATAGAAACCTCAATCAAACTTACGGCTTTAAATCCCAAAGAACAGATTAAAAACCACAGCAACGCTGCAAAGTTGTTCAAACAGACTTTAACAAGCATTAACAATGAAGAGCTCATCGGTGTTCATGAATCTACAGAAAGCTTTAATTCGGACAATGTTTTTGAGGATGAGGATGATGCGGACACCAGTAATTCCCTAAATTACACTTTATGTGAGAAGCAAGATGACAGGAATCTAAATTCAAACAGTTGCGTTGGGGATTATTCAACCCTGGGAGCTAAAGATGAATCACACATCAGCACTCAGCTTCTTTTAAACAGTGAAGCCCAATACAGGGGCCATTCCATCACTACAGATCACATTCTAGCTATAAAGTCTATTAGGGCAAAACTGACTGCTTCAGCAAACATCATCTCCTCTCTTAACTCAGGAACTACATTGAAAAACGTTGTTACATTAAAACCAAAAAGTGATTCAACCTTGGTGAGTGGTGCAGCTGCAGAGAGTTTAAGAAGTCCCAGCATTATGATGGCAAAGGCTGCCACTCTGAACGATCTCTCCAAAGAGCTTCTGCCGCCAGCTCATTTCATCTTCCAGACTTGTTCACCAGGCATCATGGGCCGTTTATCTGCCTCGACGCTGAGGGGAAAAATTCAAAACTTGCCTCTTTATTTATCACGCTCCCAAGAAAGTCTAACTCAAGCAGGGGTTGGGAGTTTTGTGCAGAGTCTAGCTGGGGACACTACCAGGGATGATGCACATACCACCGACAACTTTCACGATATCACACAGACCCTTGACTTGGAGACAGGCATAGCACCTGACTCGGCCGAGTCGGACGATTCAGATGCAACGGTGACTGGATCTGAGTTGGATGGGGAGTTTTTTGTAGAAACAACCTCAGCGGAGAGATCTGATTTGGCACCTGAGAAAAAAGAAGTAAGCTGTCAGCTGCCTGTGCAGACTGAGCCCAAACAGCATCATCAAACTCTTTATTCCAGACCTAATGATAACACGCCAGGACCAGTAACAGAGCCTCCTGCATCCATAATAAGCCTCTTCCAGAGAGACACCTCTGAGTTCATCACAGACACTCCTGGACCTATTAAAGATGCCTCGGAGCTAAACATAAAAGTCAACAGTCTACAGGAGGACATTCCAGGGTATAAAGTAAATAGTCAGTCTCTGATAGTGATGACCACCCAGAATCTAAATGGACCACAACTTGCTTTTAATGGGCAGCCCCAAAGAGTAAGAAGGACAAGTAGTGACAGACCTTTGATGGGTCTTTGTAGACCTTCAGAGCAGATTTCAGGCTCTTCAAAAGCATCGTCTACTGGTTGCGAAGTGTTTACCATCTGTGAGGATCTGTCCCAGACAAGTACTCCAGGCGACCTTGTTTCCACTACACCCCTTAAGTCTGAATTTGGTTGCAGTTCTGTGCTTGCGTCTGGGTGTGAGTCAGTAGCGGAGGGGGTCCAGGTGCCCCTGGAGGCCTGTGGCTGTCCAGTATCGTATACAAACTGCTTCAGTGGGGAAGACAGCTTTGATGATGAGCTTACGGTCTATGAGTTCTCCTGCCGCTCTCAGAACAGCGGCATTTCTCAGACTTCCAGTGGAGGTCTTCATCTTGTTACATCTCCCCCTGTTCCCTCCTTCATCTCCACCTCTTCCACCCTTTCCCCATCATTTCCCAACCCCAtctttttctcctcttccacCTCTGAGTTCAGCCCTCTTCTGTCGCCCCACTCAGACACCTCTGAATCATATTTGTCTCAAACACACAAGGACACTCTCAGTCATCTGGGTCAGCAGCATTATCCAGAACCTCCCGAAGGTTTCCAAGTTCTTCGCAGAGATGTTCATAAACTTCTGTCAATTTTGGAAGTAAGCGGCAGCTCTGATCGATCTGTGGAAAGGCTTGGAGGTCGTCACCCAAAGGACTCATGCCCAGCGCACTTCACAGAGAACAAGAGGGTGCTCCAGTTAGAGGCCCGGCGGCTCATGTCTGGTTGCCAGAAGGTGACAGGGACCGGACAGAGCCCAGAGGAAATGCTTCAGTTCTTGGCTGACAGTTTCCGGACTTTGGTAGAGCTGGCCGGCGTTTGCCTCTGGTTCTCTGGTTGCGACAGGTGCGACCGAAGGAACGTAGAGGCAGTCGCAGGCCTGGCAGATGTTGCGCGCTCATTCAGGGACTTCTGCTTGGCGGCAGAGCGAGCCAGCAGCAAACGTAGTTGCCAGGACCTGAGCACCAAGCTGTTGGCAAAACAGTGCACGGCACTCACCGCCTCTGTCTTCTGCCTCACTCAGCTGTTCCGTACCCTCACTGCATTGTGA